The DNA segment GCCCCGCCGGACAGGCTTAGGTGCGGATCAGGCGGTTGCCCGACTTGATCTTCTTCTGGAGCTGCAGGATGCCGTAGACCAGCGCCTCCGCGGTCGGCGGGCAGCCTGGAACATAGATGTCCACCGGCACGACGCGGTCGCAACCGCGCACCACCGAGTAGCTGTAGTGGTAGTAGCCGCCGCCATTGGCGCAGGAGCCCATGGAGATGACCCAGCGCGGCTCCGCCATCTGGTCATAGACCTTGCGGAGGGCCGGGGCCATCTTGTTGCAGAGCGTGCCGGCGACGATCATCACGTCGGACTGGCGCGGGCTGGGACGCGGGATCACGCCGAAGCGGTCCAGGTCGTAGCGCGCCATGTAGGCGTGGATCATCTCGACCGCGCAGCAGGCCAGGCCGAAGGTCATCGGCCACAGCGAGCCGGTACGGGCCCAATCCAGCAGCGCATCGTACTTGGCGACGATGAACCCCTTGTCCTGGATCTCCGTGGTGACGGCCTTCATGTAGGCGTCCTGCGCCGGGCCCGGCGGCAGGGGCGAGGATGCGCCCTGCGGCAGGCTCGAAGTGACGGGGGTGATGAGATTGCTCATGACTGGCTGCTCACGGCCTGAGTGCAAAGATCGCGGGTCCGGCAGGGGATCACTCCCACTCCAGCGCGCCCTTCTTCCATTCGTAGATGAAGCCGACGGTCAGGATGCCGAGGAAGACCATCATCGACCAGAAGCCGAACATCCCGATGTCGCCCAGAGATATGGCCCACGGGAACAGAAAGGCAACCTCAAGGTCGAAGATGATGAAGAGGATAGCGACCAGATAGAAGCGGACGTCGAACTTGCTGCGGGCATCGGCAAACGGCTCGAATCCGCACTCATAGGCCGACAGCTTCTCACTGTCCGGGTTCTGCTTCGCCACGACCAGGGACATGACCACCATCAGCAGGGCGATCACGGTCGCGATTCCGAGGAAGATGATGATCGGCAGGTACTCGACCAACATCGGGTTCAGAAGCGGGTTCGGCATGGTCAAAACCTTGCGGCCGGCTGTGGCGTGAGAGCGGCCATCGGCTGCGCGCACACCCAAGCCAGCGGTTCATGAACGGAGAACCCCTTCCGGGGCCCGGGGGAATATAGGCGTCCGCCACCCTCAAGGAAAGCAAATTACGCCCTTATCGTGGCACTGCGGCATGCCCCCGCGAGCCTCGCGGAATCAGAGGGTTGGACGCGAAATGCCTCAACCCTGGCGGCGCAGCAGGGGGAGCGGCGATGCATGGCCGCCCGGCGCGGGAGCCTTCCGGGAGGTTGCCGGCGGGCCGCTTCGCTGGCGCAAAAAGCACATCGCCCGCTACGGCGGACTGCCGGCGGGCATCGATCTGATGGATCGCATTGGATTTGAAAGGTGGCGCGAGTGACGGGACTTGAACCCGCGGCCTCCGGCGTGACAGGCCGGCGCTCTAACCAACTGAGCTACACCCGCGCAGAATACCTTCTACCCCGGTTCGGAAGTGGCGCGAGTGACGGGACTTGAACCCGCGGCCTCCGGCGTGACAGGCCGGCGCTCTAACCAACTGAGCTACACCCGCATTGCTTCCGACAACGGCTCGGACCGGCCTTTCGAACCGTCCGCGGTGCGCTGCACCGCCCCTTACCGCCGTGGGGTGGGGCGCTGTATAGGGGCCTTAGCCGGGCTTGTCAAACAGGAAAATGATTTATTTCCGGACCACGTTGCAGATAGGCCGGCCGGGCAACAGGCGGCCCCTCCTCCACAGCTTTCCGGACGGCATTATGCCGGACATGCATCCAGCGGAGCCGGCGGCAGGCGCAGGACGCGAATGGGCGGATTCTCACCGGTTATGGCAAGAATGGCTGAATGTAACTGGAGGATGATGGTGGGCGGTGAGGGATTCGAACCCCCGACCCGCGGTGTGTAAAACCGAAGCTCTACCCCTGAGCTAACCGCCCGACCCGCTCCCGTCCGGCGATGCCGCGGGGCGATAAAAAAGACGGGTACGCCAGCAGGCGACCCGTCCGCAAGACAGAAATTCATCCGGCCGCATTTCCGGTGTATCCGGGGCCGTCGGCAGGGTCTGCCCAAAGGTGCGATGCACCCACAGCAAACCCTGCCCTTCCGATTCAGACCAGCGCGTCCTTCAGGCCCTTGCCGGCCTTGAACTTCGGCTGCTTGGAGGCCGGGATGGAGATCTTCTCGCCGGTGCGGGGATTGCGCCCCTCGGAAGCGGCGCGCTCCGCAACGGCGAAGGTCCCGAAACCGACCAGACGAACTTCGTCACCCTTCTTCAGGGCGCCGGCGATGGCATCGAACACAGCGTCGACGGCCTTGCCGGCATCGCCCTTGGTCAGGCCGGCAGTTTCGGCAACCGAGGCAACGAGATCATTCTTGTTCACTTAAGGCCCCCCTCTAAAGCCAGGTAGAAAAGGATCAGGCGGCGTCCATGGACGTAGCGCGCTGTGAAACCGGGTTCCGCCGCACTCCCTAGCCGAAGGGGTTACGACGGAACCTCAATTCACACGATTTTGCGCGTCACATCAATGGCGAATCACCTCGTCGCGGTCCTCATCCCCAGCTTTTGCGGGCACTTGGGCCAGTTCCTCCGCCTCCGACCACTCGATGGGGGTCGGAGCGGCGGTGAGCGCACGCTGCAGAACCTCGTCCACCACGGAGACAGGGACGATCTCCATCCCCTTCTTGACGTTCTCCGGGATGTCCGCCAGGTCCTTCTCATTGTCCTTCGGGATCAGCACGGTCTTGATCCCGCCGCGGAGCGCGGCGAGCAGCTTCTCCTTCAGGCCGCCGATCGGCAGCACACGGCCGCGCAGGGTGATCTCGCCGGTCATCGCCACGTCCTTGCGGACCGGAATGCCGGTCAGCACGGAAACGATGGAGGTGATCATGGCGACGCCTGCCGACGGCCCGTCCTTCGGGGTTGCCCCTTCCGGAACGTGGACGTGGATGTCCTTCTTCTCGAACAGCGTCGGCTTGATGCCGAACTGCGGAGCGCGGGACCGGACATAGCTTTCCGCCGCCTGGACGGACTCCTTCATGACATCGCCCAGCTTACCGGTGGTGACCACCCGGCCCTTGCCGCGCAGCATCACGCTCTCGATGGACAGAAGCTCGCCGCCCACCTCAGTCCAGGCCAGACCTGTGACCACGCCCACCATGTCCTCCGCCTCGGCCTCGCCGTAGCGGAAGCGGCGGACGCCGGCATACTTCTCCAGGTTCTCCGGCGTGACCTCCACCTTGGCATGACCCTCCATGAGGATCTCCTTGATGGCCTTGCGCGTGAGGTTGGCGACCTCGCGCTCGAGGTTACGCACGCCGGCTTCCCGGGTGTAGTAGCGGATCAGGTCGCGGAGCGCGTCGTCCGTGATGCTGAACTCGGACGGCTTCAGACCATGCGTCCTCACCTGCTTGTCCAGGATATGCCGCTTGATGATCTCGACCTTCTCGTCCTCGGTGTAGCCGGCGATGCGGATCACCTCCATACGGTCCAGCAGCGGCTGCGGCATGCGCAGCGTGTTGGCTGTGCAGACGAACATCACGTCGGAAAGGTCGTAATCCACCTCCAGGTAATGGTCGGCGAAGGTGCCGTTCTGCTCCGGGTCCAGAACCTCCAGCAGGGCGGACGACGGGTCCCCGCGCCAGTCGGCGCCGAGCTTGTCGATCTCGTCCATGAGGAAGAGCGGGTTGGAGGACTTCGCCTTCTTCATGCCCTGGATGACCTTGCCCGGCATGGAGCCGATATAGGTCCGCCGGTGGCCGCGCACCTCGGCCTCGTCACGAACGCCGCCCAGCGACATGCGGACGAAGTTGCGGCCGGTGGCCTTGGCCATGGACTTGCCGAGCGAGGTCTTGCCGACGCCCGGCGGGCCGACGAGGCAGAGGATGGGGCCGCGCACCTTGTCCATGCGCTGCTGCACGGCGAGGTACTCGAGGATACGCTCCTTGACCTTCTCCAGACCGAAATGATCGGAGTTCAGGATCTCCTCCGCGTGGCGGATGTCCTTCTTGATCTTGGTGCGCTTCTTCCAGGGCAGCGACAGTATCCAGTCCAGGTAGTTGCGAACCACCGTGGCCTCGGCCGACATCGGGCTCATGGAGCGGAGCTTCTTGACCTCCGCCATGGCCTTCTCGCGCGCCTCCTTCGACAGCTTGGTCTTGGCGATGCGCTCCTCGATCTCGGCGACCTCGTCCTTGCCGTCCTCGGACTCGCCCAGTTCCTTCTGGATCGCCTTGAGCTGTTCGTTGAGATAGTACTCGCGCTGGGTCTTCTCCATCTGGCGCTTCACGCGGTTGCGGATGCGCTTCTCGACCTGCAGCACGCCGATCTCGCCTTCCATGAAGGCGTAGACCTTCTCCAGCCGCTCCGCCACGCTCGGCGTCTCGAGGAGCTGCTGCTTCTCAGCGATCTTGAGCTGGAGGTGGGAGGCGATGGTGTCCGCGAGCTTGCCGGCGTCGTCGATCTGGTTGATCGAGACCAGCACCTCGGGCGGAATCTTCTTGTTGAGCTTGATGTACTGCTCGAACTGGGAGACGACGGCGCGGCTCAGGGCTTCCTGCTCCTGCTGCTCGCCAACCTTCTCCTCGATCACGTCGGCATAGGCCTGGAAGAACTCCTCGTTCTCCTCGAACTTGGAGATCACGGCGCGCCGGCCGCCCTCGACGAGCACCTTCACGGTGCCGTCCGGCAGCTTCAACAGCTGGAGCACGGTGCCCACGGTTCCGACAGTGTAGATGTCGGCAGGGCTCGGGTCGTCCTGGCTGGCGTTCTTCTGGGTAACAAGCAGGATCTGCTTGTCGTCCTTCATGACGTCCTCAAGCGCCTTCACCGACTTCTCGCGGCCGACGAACAGGGGAACGATCATGTGCGGAAAGACAACGATGTCCCTCAGCGGCAGGACCGGGTAGAGCACACCACGGGGGATATCCAGCATATTTGCGTGCCTTCTCTTCTTGTCGCGCCATCAGCCCACTCTGGGCCATGTCCATCCGGCCGCCCCATCTGGGCACGGCGCTTCCGGCGACGGCTACATGGCTAACGTGGCACACGCCCCCACC comes from the Indioceanicola profundi genome and includes:
- a CDS encoding NuoB/complex I 20 kDa subunit family protein — its product is MSNLITPVTSSLPQGASSPLPPGPAQDAYMKAVTTEIQDKGFIVAKYDALLDWARTGSLWPMTFGLACCAVEMIHAYMARYDLDRFGVIPRPSPRQSDVMIVAGTLCNKMAPALRKVYDQMAEPRWVISMGSCANGGGYYHYSYSVVRGCDRVVPVDIYVPGCPPTAEALVYGILQLQKKIKSGNRLIRT
- a CDS encoding NADH-quinone oxidoreductase subunit A, with protein sequence MPNPLLNPMLVEYLPIIIFLGIATVIALLMVVMSLVVAKQNPDSEKLSAYECGFEPFADARSKFDVRFYLVAILFIIFDLEVAFLFPWAISLGDIGMFGFWSMMVFLGILTVGFIYEWKKGALEWE
- a CDS encoding HU family DNA-binding protein, producing MNKNDLVASVAETAGLTKGDAGKAVDAVFDAIAGALKKGDEVRLVGFGTFAVAERAASEGRNPRTGEKISIPASKQPKFKAGKGLKDALV
- the lon gene encoding endopeptidase La; this translates as MLDIPRGVLYPVLPLRDIVVFPHMIVPLFVGREKSVKALEDVMKDDKQILLVTQKNASQDDPSPADIYTVGTVGTVLQLLKLPDGTVKVLVEGGRRAVISKFEENEEFFQAYADVIEEKVGEQQEQEALSRAVVSQFEQYIKLNKKIPPEVLVSINQIDDAGKLADTIASHLQLKIAEKQQLLETPSVAERLEKVYAFMEGEIGVLQVEKRIRNRVKRQMEKTQREYYLNEQLKAIQKELGESEDGKDEVAEIEERIAKTKLSKEAREKAMAEVKKLRSMSPMSAEATVVRNYLDWILSLPWKKRTKIKKDIRHAEEILNSDHFGLEKVKERILEYLAVQQRMDKVRGPILCLVGPPGVGKTSLGKSMAKATGRNFVRMSLGGVRDEAEVRGHRRTYIGSMPGKVIQGMKKAKSSNPLFLMDEIDKLGADWRGDPSSALLEVLDPEQNGTFADHYLEVDYDLSDVMFVCTANTLRMPQPLLDRMEVIRIAGYTEDEKVEIIKRHILDKQVRTHGLKPSEFSITDDALRDLIRYYTREAGVRNLEREVANLTRKAIKEILMEGHAKVEVTPENLEKYAGVRRFRYGEAEAEDMVGVVTGLAWTEVGGELLSIESVMLRGKGRVVTTGKLGDVMKESVQAAESYVRSRAPQFGIKPTLFEKKDIHVHVPEGATPKDGPSAGVAMITSIVSVLTGIPVRKDVAMTGEITLRGRVLPIGGLKEKLLAALRGGIKTVLIPKDNEKDLADIPENVKKGMEIVPVSVVDEVLQRALTAAPTPIEWSEAEELAQVPAKAGDEDRDEVIRH